A window from Citrus sinensis cultivar Valencia sweet orange chromosome 3, DVS_A1.0, whole genome shotgun sequence encodes these proteins:
- the LOC102626696 gene encoding DNA repair protein recA homolog 1, chloroplastic isoform X3, with product MESLAAAAVPLKAKLGVCHQLCFSPFNMKTHLCLLSISSSPLHCQSSRSRFFTASSKLSAARKRDKKISCEFDGKVNGFSSDSGDSRFLDRQRALDAAMNDINSSFGKGSVTRLGSAGGALVETFPSGCLTLDLALGGGLPKGRIVEQIFGPESSGKTTLALHAIAEVQKLGGNAMLVDAEHAFDPSYSKALGVDVENLIVCQPDNGEMALEIADRMCRSGAIDLICVDSVSALTPRAEIEGEIGMQQIGLQARLMSQALRKMSGNASKAGCTLIFLNQIRYKIGVYYGNPEVTSGGIALKFFASVRLEIRSTGKIKSVKGDEDVGVRVRVRVQKSKVSRPYKQAEFEIIFGEGGCMLDCAEMMDIVVRKGAWYSYGDQRLGQGRDKALQYLRDNPLLQEEIEKVVRSMMSDGSVHQGSFLRNVSLPNQEENILEEF from the exons ATGGAGTCTCTCGCAGCAGCAGCTGTGCCTCTGAAAGCAAAACTGGGTGTGTGTCATCAGCTATGTTTCTCCCCATTCAACATGAAGACACACTTATGTCTCTTGTCAATTTCTTCAAGTCCCCTTCATTGCCAATCTTCCCGCTCTCGGTTCTTCACAGCCTCGTCCAAGCTGTCAGCTGCCAGAAAACGTGACAAGAAAATCAGCTGCGAATTTGACGGAAAAGTTAATGGCTTTTCTTCCGACTCCGGAGACTCCCGCTTCCTCGACCGG CAAAGAGCGTTGGATGCAGCAATGAATGACATAAACAGTTCATTTGGAAAAGGGAGTGTTACAAGATTGGGCAGTGCTGGTGGAGCCCTTGT TGAAACCTTTCCCAGTGGTTGCTTGACGCTGGATTTGGCCTTAGGTGGTGGGCTTCCTAAAGGGAGAATTGTGGAG CAGATATTTGGGCCAGAAAGTAGTGGAAAGACTACCCTTGCACTCCATGCAATTGCAGAAGTGCAG AAACTTGGAGGCAATGCAATGCTTGTGGATGCAGAGCATGCTTTTGATCCATCATATTCAAAAGCATTGGGCGTGGATGTAGAGAATTTGATTGTTTGCCAGCCTGATAACGGCGAGATGGCACTAGAAA TTGCCGATCGTATGTGCAGATCTGGTGCCATAGATCTTATTTGTGTTGATTCTGTATCAGCTCTCACTCCACGTGCAGAGATTGAA GGTGAGATAGGAATGCAGCAAATTGGTTTGCAAGCTCGCCTTATGAGCCAAGCTTTGCGTAAAATGTCAGGAAATGCCTCCAAAGCTGGTTGTACTCTCATTTTCCTCAATCAGATCAGATACAAG ATTGGTGTATATTATGGGAATCCTGAAGTAACTAGTGGAGGGATTGCTTTAAAGTTTTTTGCCTCAGTTCGTCTTGAAATACGTTCTACAGGGAAGATAAAGTCT GTTAAAGGAGATGAGGATGTTGGGGTACGGGTTCGTGTCAGAGTGCAAAAGAGTAAG GTATCAAGGCCATACAAACAAGCAGAGTTCGAAATCATATTTGGGGAGGGA GGATGCATGTTGGATTGTGCTGAAATGATGGATATCGTGGTGAGGAAAGGAGCTTGGTATAGCTATGGAGACCAAAG ATTGGGACAGGGGAGAGATAAAGCATTGCAGTACTTGAGAGACAATCCTCTTCTTCAAGAGGAAATAGAAAAG GTAGTTCGGTCTATGATGTCAGACGGAAGTGTACATCAGGGCTCTTTTTTGAGGAATGTATCTCTGCCTAATCAAGAGGAAAATATTCTTGAAGAGTTTTGA
- the LOC102626990 gene encoding photosystem II 10 kDa polypeptide, chloroplastic: MAASVMASSLSLKPAPFTVGKSAARGLPSLAKTSFKIVAKGGKIKTDKPYGINGGMDLREGLDASGRKAKGKGVYQFVDKYGANVDGYSPIYNENDWSPSGDVYTGGATGLAIWAVTLAGLLAGGALLVYNTSALAQ, from the exons ATGGCAGCCTCAGTGATGGCTTCTTCGTTGAGCCTGAAACCAGCTCCTTTCACTGTGGGGAAATCAGCAGCGAGAGGCCTTCCCTCTCTTGCTAAAACTTCATTCAAAATTGTGGCTAAAGGCGGCAAGATCAAAACCGACAAACCCTATG GAATAAATGGTGGTATGGATTTGAGGGAAGGTCTTGATGCATCCGGCAGGAAGGCTAAG GGGAAAGGTGTTTACCAATTTGTTGACAAATACGGTGCCAATGTTGATGGATACAG TCCTATCTACAACGAGAATGACTGGTCTCCCAGTGGTGATGTCTATACTGGTG GTGCAACTGGCTTGGCAATCTGGGCTGTTACTCTTGCCGGTCTTCTTGCAGGAGGAGCACTTCTCGTCTACAACACAAGTGCTTTGGCACAGTAG
- the LOC102626403 gene encoding NAC domain-containing protein 21/22 isoform X1 — protein sequence MSSSNNSNNNIRMVEAQLPPGFRFHPRDDELVCDYLMKKVTHTNESILLAAVDLNKCEPWDIPETACVGGKEWYFYSQRDRKYATGLRTNRATASGYWKATGKDRAILRKGSLVGMRKTLVFYRGRAPKGKKTEWVMHEFRLEGPFANSPKASSLKYVQEDWVLCRVFYKKREVPGQQSMGSCSYDDTGSSSLPPLMDSYITFNQTLPNFQDNYNELVSCFSILSSSQQDQIITNNPIFTHFNHSEPNNIISTKNSTTFGKNIPVGTDCLDPVACDKKVIKAVLNQLTKIESNVPNMQGSSPSLGEPSPDSYLSEVGMPTNMWNHHY from the exons atgagcagcagcaacaacagtaataataacataagAATGGTGGAGGCTCAGTTGCCACCAGGGTTTAGGTTTCATCCGAGAGACGATGAACTTGTTTGTGATTATTTGATGAAGAAGGTCACTCACACCAATGAATCCATTCTTTTGGCTGCAGTTGATCTCAACAAGTGTGAGCCTTGGGACATTCCTG AAACTGCATGTGTTGGAGGCAAAGAATGGTATTTTTACAGTCAGCGTGATCGAAAATATGCAACAGGACTAAGAACAAACCGCGCCACGGCATCTGGATACTGGAAGGCCACCGGAAAAGATCGAGCCATCCTTCGAAAGGGCAGCCTTGTCGGTATGAGAAAAACCTTGGTGTTTTATCGAGGTAGGGCaccaaaagggaaaaaaactgAATGGGTAATGCATGAATTTCGGCTCGAAGGTCCCTTTGCTAATTCTCCTAAGGCTTCGTCTCTCAAG TATGTGCAGGAAGATTGGGTGTTGTGTAGAGTGTTTTACAAAAAGAGAGAAGTTCCTGGCCAACAGAGCATGGGAAGCTGCAGCTATGACGACACAGGCTCTTCATCACTCCCACCATTAATGGACTCTTACATCACTTTTAACCAAACTCTACCAAATTTTCAAGATAATTATAATGAGCTTGTGTCCTGCTTCTCCATTCTTTCATCCTCCCAACAAGACCAAATTATTACCAACAACCCAATTTTCACCCATTTCAATCATTCTGAGCCAAACAATATTATTTCCACAAAAAATTCAACCACATTTGGAAAAAATATACCAGTGGGAACTGATTGCTTAGACCCTGTTGCTTGTGATAAGAAGGTCATAAAAGCTGTCTTGAATCAGCTTACCAAGATTGAAAGCAATGTTCCTAATATGCAAGGATCATCACCAAGCTTAGGAGAACCAAGTCCAGACAGCTACTTATCTGAAGTAGGCATGCCAACAAACATGTGGAATCAtcattattga
- the LOC102626696 gene encoding DNA repair protein recA homolog 1, chloroplastic isoform X1: MESLAAAAVPLKAKLGVCHQLCFSPFNMKTHLCLLSISSSPLHCQSSRSRFFTASSKLSAARKRDKKISCEFDGKVNGFSSDSGDSRFLDRQRALDAAMNDINSSFGKGSVTRLGSAGGALVETFPSGCLTLDLALGGGLPKGRIVEQIFGPESSGKTTLALHAIAEVQKLGGNAMLVDAEHAFDPSYSKALGVDVENLIVCQPDNGEMALEIADRMCRSGAIDLICVDSVSALTPRAEIEGEIGMQQIGLQARLMSQALRKMSGNASKAGCTLIFLNQIRYKIGVYYGNPEVTSGGIALKFFASVRLEIRSTGKIKSVKGDEDVGVRVRVRVQKSKVSRPYKQAEFEIIFGEGVSKLGCMLDCAEMMDIVVRKGAWYSYGDQRLGQGRDKALQYLRDNPLLQEEIEKVVRSMMSDGSVHQGSFLRNVSLPNQEENILEEF; encoded by the exons ATGGAGTCTCTCGCAGCAGCAGCTGTGCCTCTGAAAGCAAAACTGGGTGTGTGTCATCAGCTATGTTTCTCCCCATTCAACATGAAGACACACTTATGTCTCTTGTCAATTTCTTCAAGTCCCCTTCATTGCCAATCTTCCCGCTCTCGGTTCTTCACAGCCTCGTCCAAGCTGTCAGCTGCCAGAAAACGTGACAAGAAAATCAGCTGCGAATTTGACGGAAAAGTTAATGGCTTTTCTTCCGACTCCGGAGACTCCCGCTTCCTCGACCGG CAAAGAGCGTTGGATGCAGCAATGAATGACATAAACAGTTCATTTGGAAAAGGGAGTGTTACAAGATTGGGCAGTGCTGGTGGAGCCCTTGT TGAAACCTTTCCCAGTGGTTGCTTGACGCTGGATTTGGCCTTAGGTGGTGGGCTTCCTAAAGGGAGAATTGTGGAG CAGATATTTGGGCCAGAAAGTAGTGGAAAGACTACCCTTGCACTCCATGCAATTGCAGAAGTGCAG AAACTTGGAGGCAATGCAATGCTTGTGGATGCAGAGCATGCTTTTGATCCATCATATTCAAAAGCATTGGGCGTGGATGTAGAGAATTTGATTGTTTGCCAGCCTGATAACGGCGAGATGGCACTAGAAA TTGCCGATCGTATGTGCAGATCTGGTGCCATAGATCTTATTTGTGTTGATTCTGTATCAGCTCTCACTCCACGTGCAGAGATTGAA GGTGAGATAGGAATGCAGCAAATTGGTTTGCAAGCTCGCCTTATGAGCCAAGCTTTGCGTAAAATGTCAGGAAATGCCTCCAAAGCTGGTTGTACTCTCATTTTCCTCAATCAGATCAGATACAAG ATTGGTGTATATTATGGGAATCCTGAAGTAACTAGTGGAGGGATTGCTTTAAAGTTTTTTGCCTCAGTTCGTCTTGAAATACGTTCTACAGGGAAGATAAAGTCT GTTAAAGGAGATGAGGATGTTGGGGTACGGGTTCGTGTCAGAGTGCAAAAGAGTAAG GTATCAAGGCCATACAAACAAGCAGAGTTCGAAATCATATTTGGGGAGGGAGTGAGTAAACTG GGATGCATGTTGGATTGTGCTGAAATGATGGATATCGTGGTGAGGAAAGGAGCTTGGTATAGCTATGGAGACCAAAG ATTGGGACAGGGGAGAGATAAAGCATTGCAGTACTTGAGAGACAATCCTCTTCTTCAAGAGGAAATAGAAAAG GTAGTTCGGTCTATGATGTCAGACGGAAGTGTACATCAGGGCTCTTTTTTGAGGAATGTATCTCTGCCTAATCAAGAGGAAAATATTCTTGAAGAGTTTTGA
- the LOC102626403 gene encoding NAC domain-containing protein 21/22 isoform X2 has protein sequence MSSSNNSNNNIRMVEAQLPPGFRFHPRDDELVCDYLMKKVTHTNESILLAAVDLNKCEPWDIPETACVGGKEWYFYSQRDRKYATGLRTNRATASGYWKATGKDRAILRKGSLVGMRKTLVFYRGRAPKGKKTEWVMHEFRLEGPFANSPKASSLKEDWVLCRVFYKKREVPGQQSMGSCSYDDTGSSSLPPLMDSYITFNQTLPNFQDNYNELVSCFSILSSSQQDQIITNNPIFTHFNHSEPNNIISTKNSTTFGKNIPVGTDCLDPVACDKKVIKAVLNQLTKIESNVPNMQGSSPSLGEPSPDSYLSEVGMPTNMWNHHY, from the exons atgagcagcagcaacaacagtaataataacataagAATGGTGGAGGCTCAGTTGCCACCAGGGTTTAGGTTTCATCCGAGAGACGATGAACTTGTTTGTGATTATTTGATGAAGAAGGTCACTCACACCAATGAATCCATTCTTTTGGCTGCAGTTGATCTCAACAAGTGTGAGCCTTGGGACATTCCTG AAACTGCATGTGTTGGAGGCAAAGAATGGTATTTTTACAGTCAGCGTGATCGAAAATATGCAACAGGACTAAGAACAAACCGCGCCACGGCATCTGGATACTGGAAGGCCACCGGAAAAGATCGAGCCATCCTTCGAAAGGGCAGCCTTGTCGGTATGAGAAAAACCTTGGTGTTTTATCGAGGTAGGGCaccaaaagggaaaaaaactgAATGGGTAATGCATGAATTTCGGCTCGAAGGTCCCTTTGCTAATTCTCCTAAGGCTTCGTCTCTCAAG GAAGATTGGGTGTTGTGTAGAGTGTTTTACAAAAAGAGAGAAGTTCCTGGCCAACAGAGCATGGGAAGCTGCAGCTATGACGACACAGGCTCTTCATCACTCCCACCATTAATGGACTCTTACATCACTTTTAACCAAACTCTACCAAATTTTCAAGATAATTATAATGAGCTTGTGTCCTGCTTCTCCATTCTTTCATCCTCCCAACAAGACCAAATTATTACCAACAACCCAATTTTCACCCATTTCAATCATTCTGAGCCAAACAATATTATTTCCACAAAAAATTCAACCACATTTGGAAAAAATATACCAGTGGGAACTGATTGCTTAGACCCTGTTGCTTGTGATAAGAAGGTCATAAAAGCTGTCTTGAATCAGCTTACCAAGATTGAAAGCAATGTTCCTAATATGCAAGGATCATCACCAAGCTTAGGAGAACCAAGTCCAGACAGCTACTTATCTGAAGTAGGCATGCCAACAAACATGTGGAATCAtcattattga
- the LOC102626696 gene encoding DNA repair protein recA homolog 1, chloroplastic isoform X2, whose translation MESLAAAAVPLKAKLGVCHQLCFSPFNMKTHLCLLSISSSPLHCQSSRSRFFTASSKLSAARKRDKKISCEFDGKVNGFSSDSGDSRFLDRQRALDAAMNDINSSFGKGSVTRLGSAGGALVETFPSGCLTLDLALGGGLPKGRIVEIFGPESSGKTTLALHAIAEVQKLGGNAMLVDAEHAFDPSYSKALGVDVENLIVCQPDNGEMALEIADRMCRSGAIDLICVDSVSALTPRAEIEGEIGMQQIGLQARLMSQALRKMSGNASKAGCTLIFLNQIRYKIGVYYGNPEVTSGGIALKFFASVRLEIRSTGKIKSVKGDEDVGVRVRVRVQKSKVSRPYKQAEFEIIFGEGVSKLGCMLDCAEMMDIVVRKGAWYSYGDQRLGQGRDKALQYLRDNPLLQEEIEKVVRSMMSDGSVHQGSFLRNVSLPNQEENILEEF comes from the exons ATGGAGTCTCTCGCAGCAGCAGCTGTGCCTCTGAAAGCAAAACTGGGTGTGTGTCATCAGCTATGTTTCTCCCCATTCAACATGAAGACACACTTATGTCTCTTGTCAATTTCTTCAAGTCCCCTTCATTGCCAATCTTCCCGCTCTCGGTTCTTCACAGCCTCGTCCAAGCTGTCAGCTGCCAGAAAACGTGACAAGAAAATCAGCTGCGAATTTGACGGAAAAGTTAATGGCTTTTCTTCCGACTCCGGAGACTCCCGCTTCCTCGACCGG CAAAGAGCGTTGGATGCAGCAATGAATGACATAAACAGTTCATTTGGAAAAGGGAGTGTTACAAGATTGGGCAGTGCTGGTGGAGCCCTTGT TGAAACCTTTCCCAGTGGTTGCTTGACGCTGGATTTGGCCTTAGGTGGTGGGCTTCCTAAAGGGAGAATTGTGGAG ATATTTGGGCCAGAAAGTAGTGGAAAGACTACCCTTGCACTCCATGCAATTGCAGAAGTGCAG AAACTTGGAGGCAATGCAATGCTTGTGGATGCAGAGCATGCTTTTGATCCATCATATTCAAAAGCATTGGGCGTGGATGTAGAGAATTTGATTGTTTGCCAGCCTGATAACGGCGAGATGGCACTAGAAA TTGCCGATCGTATGTGCAGATCTGGTGCCATAGATCTTATTTGTGTTGATTCTGTATCAGCTCTCACTCCACGTGCAGAGATTGAA GGTGAGATAGGAATGCAGCAAATTGGTTTGCAAGCTCGCCTTATGAGCCAAGCTTTGCGTAAAATGTCAGGAAATGCCTCCAAAGCTGGTTGTACTCTCATTTTCCTCAATCAGATCAGATACAAG ATTGGTGTATATTATGGGAATCCTGAAGTAACTAGTGGAGGGATTGCTTTAAAGTTTTTTGCCTCAGTTCGTCTTGAAATACGTTCTACAGGGAAGATAAAGTCT GTTAAAGGAGATGAGGATGTTGGGGTACGGGTTCGTGTCAGAGTGCAAAAGAGTAAG GTATCAAGGCCATACAAACAAGCAGAGTTCGAAATCATATTTGGGGAGGGAGTGAGTAAACTG GGATGCATGTTGGATTGTGCTGAAATGATGGATATCGTGGTGAGGAAAGGAGCTTGGTATAGCTATGGAGACCAAAG ATTGGGACAGGGGAGAGATAAAGCATTGCAGTACTTGAGAGACAATCCTCTTCTTCAAGAGGAAATAGAAAAG GTAGTTCGGTCTATGATGTCAGACGGAAGTGTACATCAGGGCTCTTTTTTGAGGAATGTATCTCTGCCTAATCAAGAGGAAAATATTCTTGAAGAGTTTTGA
- the LOC127900616 gene encoding uncharacterized protein LOC127900616 — protein sequence MKKDGGASHTIGNKVGTRRAWTYVEEEALLDALDAVVVSGGRANNGFKSGIFIHLEKVINQKLPNCGLKASPHIDSKIRKWKKQYRLMFDMLNTSGFGWNDVKKCIEVDSDEVWNSYVQSHNAVKNWRGKPFPLYERLANIFGKDCATGHGAQTPADMEDEANQEEIRDDDNEMDDGCSPISATPPSSSQHTTRAHSQPPSRKRSRSEGDLQAGIDKIANLISQSFENMNTIAQRMFDNKEDRFDISDELATMGLSVEEELLALELILKEPHNISVFKSSRGERKVTFVHMLLHRVQG from the exons ATGAAGAAGGATGGAGGTGCAAGCCACACCATTGGAAACAAGGTAGGTACAAGGCGAGCATGGACATATGTCGAAGAAGAAGCACTGTTGGATGCACTAGATGCAGTGGTTGTAAGTGGTGGTCGTGCTAATAATGGATTCAAATCTGGTATATTTATACATCTTGAAAAGgtaataaatcaaaagttaCCAAATTGTGGTTTGAAGGCTTCTCCTCATATTGACTCCAAGATTAGGAAATGGAAGAAACAATATAGGTTGATGTTTGATATGTTGAACACGAGCGGTTTTGGATGGAATGATGTAAAAAAATGTATAGAGGTTGATAGTGATGAAGTTTGGAATTCATATGTGCAG TCTCATAATGCTGTAAAAAATTGGAGAGGCAAGCCATTCCCACTTTATGAAAGATTGGCAAACATATTTGGAAAGGACTGTGCTACTGGACATGGAGCTCAAACTCCTGCTGACATGGAAGACGAAGCAAATCAAGAAGAAATTCGcgatgatgataatgaaatGGATGATGGATGTTCTCCAATATCGGCTACACCACCTTCAAGTTCTCAACACACTACTCGAGCTCACTCACAACCACCAAGTAGGAAGAGATCTAGATCAGAGGGTGACTTGCAGGCTGGCATTGATAAGATAGCTAATCTTATCAGCCAATCATTTGAAAACATGAATACAATAGCTCAACGCATGTTCGATAACAAAGAAGATCGTTTTGACATTTCTGATGAACTTGCAACTATGGGACTTTCTGTTGAAGAAGAACTTCTAGCCCTAGAACTAATTCTAAAAGAACCCCATAATATTTCAGTTTTCAAGTCCTCGAGAGGTGAGCGTAAGGTAACATTTGTTCATATGCTCTTGCATAGAGTACAAGGTTGA